In Pyxicephalus adspersus chromosome 12, UCB_Pads_2.0, whole genome shotgun sequence, a genomic segment contains:
- the LOC140341938 gene encoding V-type proton ATPase catalytic subunit A-like: MDFSKLPKISDEEQESMLGFVHGVSGPVVTAAQMAGAAMYELVRVGHSELVGEIIRLEGDLATIQVYEETSGVSVGDPVMRTGKPLSVELGPGIMGNIFDGIQRPLKDISDLTKSIYIPRGININALSRDIKWEFIPDKSIRTGSHVTGGDIYGIVTENSLIKHKIMVPPRSCGTVTYIAPPGNYDISDVVLELDFEGIKEKLTMVQVWPVRQIRPTAEKLPANYPLLTGQRVLDALFPCVQGGTTAIPGAFGCGKTVISQALSKYSNSDIIVYVGCGERGNEMSEVLRDFPELTMEVDGKTETIMKRTTLVANTSNMPVAAREASIYTGITLSEYFRDMGYNVSMMADSTSRWAEALREISGRLAEMPADSGYPAYLGARLASFYERAGRVRCLGSPSREGSVSIVGAVSPPGGDFSDPVTSATLGIVQVFWGLDKKLAQRKHFPSVNWLISYSKYMRALDEYYERNFTELVPLRTKAKEILQEEEDLAEIVQLVGKASLAEADKITLEVAKLIKDDFLQQNGYSAYDRFCPFYKTVGMLQNMIAFYDMARHAVEATAQAENKITWAVIREHLGDIMYKLSSMKFKDPVKDGEAKIKADYAQLYEEMQTAFRSLED, encoded by the exons atggatttttcaaaactgccaaaaatcaGTGATGAGGAGCAAGaaagcatgctgggatttgtCCATGGGGTCTCTGGACCAG TTGTCACCGCAGCACAGATGGCAGGGGCTGCCATGTACGAGCTGGTTCGAGTTGGCCATTCAGAACTAGTGGGTGAGATTATCCGGCTTGAGGGAGACTTGGCCACTATTCAAGTATATGAAGAGACCT CTGGTGTGTCGGTGGGAGATCCGGTGATGCGAACTGGAAAACCTCTCTCTGTAGAGTTGGGTCCTGGCATTATGGGAAACATCTTTGATGGGATCCAACGTCCTTTGAAGGATATTTCAGACTTGACAAAAAGTATTTACATCCCACGTGGTATTAATATCAATGCTTTGTCGAGAGATATTAAGTGGGAATTTATTCCAGACAAAAGCATCCgg ACTGGTAGTCATGTTACTGGAGGGGATATCTATGGGATTGTCACAGAGAATTCTCTaattaaacacaaaattatgGTGCCCCCCCGAAGTTGTGGAACTGTTACTTACATCGCTCCCCCTGGAAACTATGATATATCG GATGTGGTTCTAGAATTGGACTTTGAAGGTATTAAAGAGAAGCTAACCATGGTACAGGTGTGGCCAGTGCGACAGATTCGGCCAACTGCTGAGAAGCTTCCAGCCAACTACCCACTGCTCACCGGACAGAGAGTTTTGGACGCTCTTTTCCC atgtgTTCAAGGTGGAACCACAGCAATCCCGGGAGCCTTTGGTTGTGGGAAGACTGTGATCTCTCAAGCCTTATCCAAGTACTCTAACAGTGATATCATAGTTTATGTGGGCTGTGGAGAGAGAGGTAATGAGATGTCTGAGGTGCTGAGAGACTTTCCGGAG CTTACAATGGAGGTGGATGGAAAAACTGAGACAATCATGAAAAGGACAACTCTGGTGGCAAACACATCCAACATGCCAGTGGCAGCTAGGGAGGCCTCAATCTACACAG GAATCACACTGTCTGAGTATTTCCGAGATATGGGTTATAACGTCAGTATGATGGCTGATTCCACTTCACGGTGGGCTGAAGCGCTGCGAGAAATCTCAGGACGTTTGGCAGAAATGCCAGCTg ATAGTGGTTACCCAGCGTACCTTGGTGCCCGTTTGGCTTCCTTTTATGAGCGGGCAGGAAGAGTCCGGTGTCTGGGAAGTCCTAGCAGAGAAGGAAGTGTCAGCATTGTTGGAGC TGTGTCCCCACCTGGCGGTGACTTCTCTGATCCGGTCACATCAGCCACCCTGGGTATTGTGCAG GTGTTCTGGGGTCTGGACAAGAAATTGGCCCAAAGGAAACATTTTCCATCTGTGAATTGGCTCATCAGTTACAGCAAGTACATGAGGGCATTGGATGAATATTATGAGAGAAACTTTACAGAGTTGGTACCACTCCGAACTAAAGCGAAAGAGATCCTTCAGGAGGAAGAAGACCTAGCTGAGATTGTCCAGCTGGTGGGAAAG GCCTCACTGGCAGAAGCAGATAAAATCACCTTAGAAGTTGCCAAACTGATAAAAGATGATTTTCTCCAGCAGAATGGTTACTCCGCCTATGACAG attttgtcCTTTTTACAAGACAGTGGGTATGCTGCAGAACATGATCGCTTTCTATGACATGGCACGACATGCAGTGGAAGCCACAGCTcaggcagaaaataaaataacttggGCTGTAATTCGCGAACATCTCGGTGATATCATGTACAAACTTAGCTCCATGAAATTTAAG GATCCAGTAAAGGATGGGGAAGCCAAAATTAAAGCTGACTATGCGCAACTGTATGAAGAGATGCAGACAGCATTCCGCAGCCTAGAAGACTAA
- the ASPDH gene encoding aspartate dehydrogenase domain-containing protein has protein sequence MSKAVKRRIGIVGFGHVGLYLVQQILEDGKKYNLEVAFVWNRTMKKLDGIIEPQLQLHQLSDFRTRKADLIVEVAHPDITRDYGEQFLSAANLMIGSPAVLSDPHIEQKLRKTAKTCGHTLYIPSGALWGGEDIQRMADHGTLKGLKITMTKHPDSFKLKGDLEQKKKDVRDRTILYEGPVRDLCPMAPNNVNTMAAACMAAHTLGFDRVIGVLMADPSIPNWHVVDIEVTGTKSKETGQVFSVTTKRCNPAEPGHVTGSATFLSFWSSVLVCTGHGGRVYLC, from the exons ATGTCTAAAGCAGTCAAGAGGCGAATTGGGATTGTTGGTTTTGGCCATGTAG GCCTTTACTTGGTTCAGCAAATACTAGAAGATGGAAAAAAGTACAATCTAGAAGTGGCCTTTGTTTGGAACAGAACAATGAAGAAGTTGGATGGAATTATAGAACCCCAGCTACAACTTCACCAACTCTCTGACTTTAGGACGCG caaagcAGATCTGATTGTGGAAGTGGCACACCCAGATATAACCAGGGATTATGGAGAACAGTTTCTCTCTGCAGCGAATTTGATG ATTGGATCCCCTGCTGTGTTATCAGATCCACATATTGAACAGAAACTAAGGAAAACAGCAAAGACATGTGGACACACATTGTATATCCCCAGTGGTGCTTTATGGGGAGGAGAAGATATCCAAAGAATGGCAGACCACGGAACACTTAAA GGTCTCAAGATCACTATGACTAAACACCCAGATAGTTTTAAGCTGAAGGGTGAcctagaacagaaaaaaaaagatgttcgTGATCGGACAATTCTCTATGAAGGTCCAGTGCGTGACTTGTGCCCCATGGCCCCCAATAACGTGAACACAATGGCTGCTGCATGCATGGCTGCTCACACGTTAGGGTTTGACCGTGTGATAGGGGTACTGATGGCTGACCCCAG TATCCCCAATTGGCACGTGGTGGACATAGAAGTCACCGgaacaaaaagcaaagaaacTGGTCAAGTATTCAGTGTTACAACAAAAAGATGTAACCCCGCAGAACCGGGCCATGTGACTGGCAGTGCCACCTTCCTGTCATTCTGGAGCAGTGTCTTGG TGTGTACAGGTCATGGAGGACGGGTTTATCTATGCTGA
- the LOC140341939 gene encoding lens fiber membrane intrinsic protein-like, whose amino-acid sequence MYTLMGGGLLCAVSGLVLLIVATATDFWMQYRYSGSLSNQGLWRFCVAGKCHAHTITVAFWDATRAFMLLSILSSFAGIILGLTAFSSGAKSARTRSAGVTLLVAGFFALLALSVYTGVTVNFFGKRYADWRFSWSYILGWIGIILTVSAGIFHICAYARSSPQDVGNASSG is encoded by the exons ATGTACACCTTGATGGGAGGCGGTCTGCTCTGCGCAGTCTCTGGATTGGTTCTGCTCATAGTTGCCACAGCGACTGATTTTTGGATGCAGTATCGATACTCAGGTAGTCTGAGTAACCAGGGTCTATGGAGGTTTTGTGTGGCAGGAAAATGCCATGCTCATACCATTACTGTTG CATTCTGGGATGCCACGCGTGCGTTCATGCTGCTATCTATCCTGTCCAGTTTTGCTGGAATCATCCTGGGCCTCACCGCTTTCTCCAGCGGGGCCAAGTCTGCTAGAACCCGTTCTGCAGGAGTCACATTGCTGGTTGCAG GGTTCTTCGCTCTCCTGGCCTTGTCCGTATACACAGGTGTGACAGTGAATTTCTTTGGGAAGCGCTATGCTGATTGGAGATTTTCCTGGTCGTATATTCTGGGCTGGATTGGAATTATTCTTACAGTGTCAGCAG GAATCTTTCATATCTGTGCATATGCGAGAAGCAGCCCCCAAGATGTGGGCAATGCGTCTAGTGGATGA